GATGGTTCAGGGCGAGAGGAGAGAGACCGATGAGAGCAGGAATTCATCCAAACTACAAAGTAGCGACTGTCACTTGTTCATGTGGAAACACATTCGAAACAGGTTCTGTAAAAGAGGACATTCGCGTAGAAGTTTGTTCAGAATGCCATCCATTCTACACTGGACGCCAAAAATTCGCTGCAGCGGACGGACGTATCGACCGCTTCAACAAGAAATATGGCTTCAAAGAAGAAGGACAAGAATAAGAACATTCCAACCCGCCAACATTGTTTGGCGGGTTTTCAATTTGGGAATAAACCAAATAGAATTCTTTTTGAATCAACCCCTATA
The genomic region above belongs to Sporosarcina sp. Marseille-Q4943 and contains:
- the rpmE gene encoding 50S ribosomal protein L31, producing MRAGIHPNYKVATVTCSCGNTFETGSVKEDIRVEVCSECHPFYTGRQKFAAADGRIDRFNKKYGFKEEGQE